Proteins found in one Aspergillus puulaauensis MK2 DNA, chromosome 8, nearly complete sequence genomic segment:
- the GPI11 gene encoding PIG-F family protein (COG:G;~EggNog:ENOG410PMW8;~InterPro:IPR009580;~PFAM:PF06699;~TransMembrane:4 (i137-161o167-188i209-229o235-256i);~go_component: GO:0005789 - endoplasmic reticulum membrane [Evidence IEA];~go_process: GO:0006506 - GPI anchor biosynthetic process [Evidence IEA]) yields the protein MASSAPSQTSATASASTSKPKPSQPPVPILSSQFARVYAVAHPALLLSLVTYRFSSVIDHPISELLSDIPYLVALQVVFVMGCLPPAGSEKESSSSGTDDTKKKVPGSAPRRRGKPSGAGSPWSAGLIQVVWKLTPALLSLTLTTLLATPVLAFLLILFGAPLTTHHALTFLCAAHMALLSCFPLIYAHGVDGSVWREIWGAYRPMDSVWGGALGACFGAWIGAVPIPLDWDRPWQAYPITILTGAYIGYALGVLLGRVPGVFGKKIEFAPGPEDGEQERDIKVD from the exons ATGGCTTCCTCGGCCCCAAGCCAAACGTCGGCGACAGCGTCAGCTTCAACCTCgaaacccaaaccctcaCAACCCCCAGTCCCAATTCTCTCCTCACAATTCGCCCGCGTTTATGCTGTCGCCCACCCAgcgctcctcctctcgcTTGTGACTTACCGATTCAGCTCTGTCATCGATCATCCCATCAGCGAGCTCCTCAGCGACATCCCGTACCTCGTGGCACTGCAGGTTGTCTTCGTCATGGGCTGTCTCCCACCGGCCGGGAGCGAGAAAGAGAGCTCGAGCTCCGGAACAGATGACACCAAGAAAAAGGTGCCCGGCAGCGCTCCTAGACGTCGAGGGAAGCCGTCCGGCGCTGGATCGCCGTGGTCGGCTGGTCTGATACAGGTTGTTTGGAAATTAACG cccgccctcctctccctaACTCTAACAACACTCCTCGCGACTCCTGTGCTCGcctttctcctcatcctcttcggcgcCCCGCTAACAACCCACCACGCCCTGACCTTCCTTTGCGCCGCCCACATGGCGCTCCTCTCCTGCTTCCCGCTCATCTACGCCCACGGTGTCGATGGTTCCGTCTGGAGGGAGATCTGGGGTGCTTATAGACCAATGGATTCCGTTTGGGGCGGCGCCCTGGGAGCCTGCTTCGGGGCTTGGATTGGGGCTGTGCCGATTCCGTTGGATTG GGACCGCCCGTGGCAGGCGTATCCGATCACAATTCTTACAGGTGCTTATATCGGGTATGCTCTTGGTGTGCTTTTGGGGAGAGTTCCGGGGGTgtttgggaagaagatcgagttTGCGCCGGGGCCAGAAGATGGTGAACAGGAGCGGGATATTAAAGTTGATTAG
- a CDS encoding putative MFS transporter (COG:G;~EggNog:ENOG410PJ5Z;~InterPro:IPR020846,IPR011701,IPR036259;~PFAM:PF07690;~TransMembrane:12 (i58-75o99-120i132-150o156-176i188-210o222-242i291-315o327-345i352-371o383-405i417-438o450-473i);~go_function: GO:0022857 - transmembrane transporter activity [Evidence IEA];~go_process: GO:0055085 - transmembrane transport [Evidence IEA]) encodes MGHKASSSLTAVDTAVSGGRDSLPDEDPNKTSRYAPGVVEDVAGVVDHKAERALCRRFDLRLMPVLAIMYLFNALDKGNIGNAETDNMSDDLNFKPGQYNLLLSIFFIPYVIFAPPFAMLGKHFSPARVMPILMFCFGSFTILAASTKNFGGIFALRWFLGMSEAAFFPLVIYYLTTFYRRAELARRLAIFYAASNIANAFSGLIAFGVFQIENTPISQWRYLFIIEGCATTTFAIFAFWYLPRSAAEAKFLSEDEKALAFHRIQVDSSAVVNEKFNIREALGIFKHPTTYCFLAIEICLGVPLQGVALFMPQIIQRLNYTTVKTNLYTVAPNVTGAVMLLVLAFSSDAVRLRSPFIVLGFLFTFSGFMIYASVTDVEAQIKVAYFATFMMTWGTSAPSVLLSTWYNNNIAHEGRRVLLTSIGVPLANLMGVVSSNVFREQDKPKYMPALITVGAFGATGSVIAGLLGLYMVFDNRRRDRRDGVTVRASDIPTDRLRDGPASPEFRWFL; translated from the exons ATGGGTCAcaaggcttcttcttcgttgaCGGCTGTGGACACGGCTGTATCCGGTGGGAGAGATTCTTTGCCCGATGAAGATCCCAACAAGACTAGCCGCTATGCGCCCGGGGTCGTCGAGGATGTCGCCGGTGTTGTCGACCACAAGGCTGAGCGGGCGCTCTGTCGTCGATTTGATCTGCGGTTAATGCCTGTTCTGGCTATCATGT ATCTGTTTAACGCACTCGACAAGGGAAATATCGGTAATGCAGAAACAGACAACATGAGCGATG ACCTCAATTTCAAACCGGGGCAGTACAACTTGCTGCTGTctatcttcttcatcccataTGTCATTTTTGCGCCTCCCTTCGCCATGCTGGGCAAACACTTTAGCCCAGCCAGGGTGATGCCAATTTTGATGTTCTGCTTCGGATCCTTCACGATCCTTGCAGCGTCCACCAAGAATTTCGGTGGAATCTTTGCCCTTCGCTGGTTCCTGGGGATGTCGGAGGCCGCTTTCTTCCCTCTAGTCATCTACTATTTGACTACCTTTTACCGTCGTGCTGAGCTGGCTCGCCGACTGGCCATTTTCTACGCAGCCTCCAACATAGCCAACGCTTTCTCCGGTCTGATCGCGTTCGGCGTCTTCCAGATTGAGAACACGCCTATATCTCAATGGCGATACCTATTCATCATCGAGGGTTGCGCAACCACTACCTTCGCAATCTTCGCCTTCTGGTACCTCCCGCGCAGCGCCGCGGAGGCCAAATTCTTATCCGAGGACGAAAAGGCCCTCGCCTTCCACCGCATCCAGGTCGACTCCAGCGCCGTCGTCAACGAAAAGTTCAATATCCGCGAAGCCCTCGGTATCTTCAAGCACCCAACAACCTACTGCTTCCTCGCGATTGAGATCTGCCTCGGCGTACCACTCCAAGGCGTCGCCCTCTTCATGCCGCAGATCATCCAACGCCTGAATTACACTACCGTCAAAACAAACCTATACACTGTAGCCCCCAACGTCACAGGCGCCGTCATGCTGCTCGTCCTGGCATTCAGCTCCGACGCCGTGCGCCTCCGCTCCCCATTCATCGTTCTAGGATTCCTATTCACCTTCTCGGGTTTCATGATCTACGCCTCCGTCACAGACGTCGAGGCCCAGATCAAAGTCGCCTACTTCGCAACCTTCATGATGACCTGGGGCACCTCCGCCCCCTCCGTCCTCCTGAGCACCTGgtacaacaacaacatcgcgCACGAGGGCCGCCGCGTCCTGCTCACCAGTATCGGCGTGCCGCTTGCGAACCTAATGGGCGTGGTTTCGAGCAACGTCTTCCGCGAGCAGGATAAGCCGAAGTACATGCCTGCGCTGATTACGGTGGGTGCGTTTGGGGCGACCGGCTCGGTTATTGCGGGCCTTTTGGGTCTGTATATGGTTTTTGATAATCGGAGGAGAGATCGCAGGGATGGCGTCACTGTTAGGGCTAGTGATATCCCGACGGATCGTTTGCGGGATGGGCCTGCTTCGCCTGAGTTTCGGTGGTTTTTGTAG
- a CDS encoding uncharacterized protein (COG:S;~EggNog:ENOG410PPP1) yields MSSAASTTTIIQIRSMPLERKMSKQIGRSSSVRNPPTQRDFSAPAVLATDAERYDTALPPMSSKDLVVSSRRPQGGTPRLPYPHNLTSIQGNAAGHRRTGSTLKTVMRKIFTRNRRSRTDETDDPTSDFHFGNNNTARVTDGQRSPGPSQSGSSLQSSQPQQPPETLTTLDVVLKQLDTEPRQRRATLPSLIFSDDGSRHALEEVINPRKKPSNRKLSPHANSDPDEMRRRQMRNVKRRSRSAGALRALAREHRMSPIQWKRRRSVESEYVVSTAYGAASDSELSRPPTRTTVASASKPSAEVSVFEADEPEDEPGPVSPGLPSNVGELISSMQNDDNASLEQRLTTLEVKLIDLEFAIARMQSGRTETPTNSPNQKNSQDPSQHKRQKSSGQSPPESRDDSPTTEHVAGTDRPLSTSTIRPSISDIHRARALQAPSMVSLNSDSGAISVQQYSALVMLLRREQTARRNLEQQLSGLREDVDRLNRMTRDSVGIGTMYPIRSFESQEYLRLRPDESPPNSSPRQAEERVTSRYKSDSDSERDRERNHDRDRPGSDTRTKDDRFRPWQATRRVEVANMI; encoded by the coding sequence ATGTCCTCAGCtgcctcaacaaccaccatcaTACAAATCCGATCTATGCCTCTCGAGAGGAAAATGTCCAAACAAATTGGGAGAAGTAGTTCCGTCCGGAACCCTCCTACACAGCGAGACTTTTCAGCGCCGGCTGTCCTCGCAACCGATGCTGAGCGATATGATACCGCTTTACCTCCCATGAGCTCCAAGGATCTCGTGGTCTCCTCGCGGCGGCCCCAAGGTGGAACTCCGCGGCTACCATACCCTCACAATCTGACATCAATTCAAGGAAACGCTGCTGGTCATCGTCGGACTGGAAGCACGCTAAAGACTGTCATGAGGAAGATCTTCACACGAAATAGGCGGAGCCGGACAGACGAGACGGACGATCCCACATCGGATTTCCACTTTGGAAATAACAACACAGCTCGCGTGACTGACGGGCAGAGGTCGCCGGGCCCTTCACAATCAGGAAGCTCGCTTCAGAGTAGCCagccccaacaacccccggAGACATTGACGACATTAGACGTTGTATTAAAACAACTAGACACCGAACCCCGCCAGAGACGAGCAACGTTACCCAGTTTAATATTCTCGGATGATGGATCCCGCCATGCACTTGAGGAGGTTATCAACCCTCGGAAAAAGCCGAGCAATAGAAAACTCAGTCCTCACGCGAATAGCGACCCGGACGAGATGCGGCGCCGTCAGATGCGAAACGTTAAGCGGCGCTCTCGAAGTGCAGGGGCCCTTCGTGCGCTCGCACGGGAACACCGTATGTCTCCGATACAGTGGAAGAGACGGCGGAGCGTAGAGTCGGAATATGTTGTGTCGACTGCTTACGGCGCCGCTTCTGATAGCGAGCTTTCCCGGCCTCCTACCCGGACTACAGTGGCCAGTGCCTCCAAGCCTTCCGCGGAAGTGTCTGTTTTCGAGGCGGATGAACCGGAAGACGAGCCAGGCCCTGTTTCTCCGGGTCTGCCTTCTAATGTCGGGGAGCTCATCAGCTCCATGCAGAATGATGACAACGCTTCTCTCGAACAGCGCTTGACCACGTTGGAAGTTAAACTTATCGACCTAGAGTTCGCGATTGCGCGGATGCAGAGCGGGCGTACAGAGACACCTACAAACTCGCCAAACCAGAAAAACAGCCAAGATCCATCACAACATAAACGTCAAAAGTCCTCGGGCCAATCCCCACCGGAAAGCCGCGACGACTCCCCAACCACAGAACATGTAGCTGGCACAGACCGTCCCTTGAGCACCAGCACGATCCGCCCCAGCATAAGTGACATCCACCGCGCTCGGGCCCTGCAAGCCCCGTCCATGGTTTCCCTAAACAGTGACTCTGGCGCCATCTCCGTGCAACAATACAGCGCACTAGTTATGCTACTCCGTCGCGAACAAACAGCTCGTCGAAACCTAGAACAACAACTCTCCGGCCTACGAGAAGACGTCGACCGACTCAATCGCATGACCCGAGACTCAGTTGGCATCGGAACCATGTACCCAATTCGCAGCTTCGAGTCCCAAGAGTACCTGCGCCTACGGCCCGACGAGTCACCCCCAAACAGCTCCCCGCGACAAGCAGAGGAAAGGGTCACTTCGCGTTACAAGAGCGATTCAGATTCAGAGCGGGATCGCGAGCGCAACCACGACCGAGACAGGCCCGGATCTGATACACGCACGAAGGACGATCGATTTCGACCCTGGCAGGCAACTCGCCGGGTTGAAGTCGCCAATATGATCTAA
- the tim9 gene encoding protein transporter TIM9 (BUSCO:EOG09265L8N;~COG:U;~EggNog:ENOG410PQZ5;~InterPro:IPR004217,IPR035427;~PFAM:PF02953), translating into MDGLTASEQREFASRMERKQMKEFMTMYSKLVQRCFDDCVNDFTTKSLVSREEGCVMRCVDKFLKGSGRLNERFQEQNAAMMQSGQLPGR; encoded by the exons ATGGACGG ACTTACGGCCTCGGAACAACGCGAGTTTGCTTCTCGCATGGAGAGAAAGCAGATGAAGGAATTCATGACC ATGTACTCCAAGCTCGTTCAGCGATGCTTCGACGACTGCGTCAACGACTTCACCACCAAGTCCCTCGTCTCCCGCGAGGAGGGATGTGTTATGCGTTGCGTTGACAAGTTCCTGAAGGGATCCGGCCGGTTGAACGAACGATTCCAGGAGCAGAACGCCGCTATGATGCAAAGTGGACAGTTGCCCGGACGGTAA
- a CDS encoding putative Rho GTPase activator (Sac7) (COG:T;~EggNog:ENOG410PGBJ;~InterPro:IPR000198,IPR008936;~PFAM:PF00620;~go_process: GO:0007165 - signal transduction [Evidence IEA]), translating to MVTGKPHAGADSFVPYPPSAPQREVSPASPPSKRDLTTWWRQFKRNTRKEEPKEKTQQGIFGIPLKVSIKYANVAISLTNDNGESFIYGYVPIVVAKCGVFLKEKATDVEGIFRLNGSAKRIKDLQEIFDSPERYGKGLDWTGYTVHDAANVLRRYLNLLPEPIVPLEFYERFREPLRKFQLQAEEKGTSQQDSEATEHAKAVAAYQQLIRELPPLNKQLLLYILDLLAVFASKSDQNRMNSANLSAIFQPGLLSHPQHDMSPDEYKLSQDVLIFLIENQDHFLVGMNGTAADEQTVKEVESGNARPPTSQSTIRRSVSSASGGAESFKKYESLRRNVSVSSKNSRASNNVSNPATPTSMGAVGVHRSNTLPSKMSPATRYSRVVESSNLNAPGTSPHQSRSSSRTPPSTGNGVQSPPASVNTEAATPGLIYVHSATHGPMPKRSSEVERAPEKLEQKSEQKPEKPRDVILPPPTTSSPPPAVVTPTRERKLSSLFSKSPPPGGDSRETRQPNRLKKKRIPGSASESAQSSSISLQGATSESALITSQVPPRSESAHDDGGATPKPPNNSTPEESEAQRVGRSEKRAGQSENGQSAADALRPHGSRTPSMNSRSSFTDYSDVDHTDDASRSERKEHRRSWRFPRSAKRSNEQIGLGLASPPLTASSPGADRSTSSIGSWHHSSKSSPSDLQQFANDPSSQPLSLDAEVHNNGTAKEIPPSEPEKRSLFGKFKAKVAQVRDGVRESSDRDRTRSPVNSDDISASSQTLPPPKDTTSPRPAPIDVNREPKEAQTTTPVSPLPSSGLPPPIPEEPHTPDSPVAPVNPITQAEKVDKLDKVEEKTDEKEVEKAVATEATASETPQTTQAPAAETEKEVEAAEAAPKAQ from the exons ATGGTAACTGGAAAACCGCACGCCGGCGCTGACTCCTTCGTGCCCTATCCGCCTTCAGCACCTCAGCGCGAGGTTTCCCCCGCCTCCCCGCCGTCAAAACGAGATCTCACAACATGGTGGAGGCAATTCAAGAGGAATACTAGGAAGGAGGAACCGAAAG AGAAAACACAGCAAGGTATCTTCGGTATCCCGCTCAAGGTCAGCATCAAGTACGCAAACGTCGCTATCTCCCTCACAAACGACAATGGAGAGAGTTTCATTTACGGCTACGTGCCCATAGTCGTCGCAAAGTGCGGAGTGTTCTTGAAGGAGAAAG CGACCGATGTTGAGGGAATTTTTCGTCTAAATGGGTCTGCAAAGCGGATCAAAGACCTTCAGGAGATTTTCGACTCTCCCGAGCGATATGGGAAAGGCCTGGATTGGACTGGATATACTGTCCACGATGCAGCAAATGTCCTTCGACGCTACCTTAATCTGCTCCCAGAACCAATTGTCCCCTTGGAATTTTACGAGCGATTCAGAGAGCCCCTTCGCAAATTCCAGTTGCAGGCAGAGGAAAAAGGAACATCTCAACAGGACTCGGAGGCCACAGAACATGCGAAAGCTGTTGCTGCTTACCAGCAGCTGATCAGGGAGCTCCCTCCACTCAACAAGCAGCTACTGCTATACATTCTTGATCTGCTCGCGGTCTTTGCCTCGAAATCGGACCAGAATCGAATGAACTCGGCCAATCTATCCGCCATTTTCCAACCCGGGTTACTTTCCCATCCGCAGCACGATATGTCGCCAGATGAGTATAAGTTGAGCCAAGATGTCTTGATCTTCCTTATTGAAAACCAGGATCATTTCCTGGTCGGCATGAACGGTACAGCTGCTGATGAGCAAACTGTGAAGGAAGTTGAATCTGGCAATGCTCGCCCTCCGACGTCTCAATCGACCATCCGTCGCTCTGTCTCCAGTGCCAGTGGGGGAGCTGAAAGCTTCAAAAAGTACGAGTCGCTCCGAAGGAACGTTTCCGTATCTTCCAAGAACTCGCGTGCCTCGAACAATGTTTCAAATCCCGCCACTCCCACCTCCATGGGTGCTGTGGGGGTGCACCGGAGTAACACATTACCGTCCAAGATGTCTCCCGCTACTCGATATAGTCGAGTCGTGGAATCCTCAAATTTGAACGCCCCGGGAACGTCTCCGCATCAGTCCCGATCTTCAAGCCGCACACCGCCATCCACCGGGAATGGGGTACAATCTCCCCCGGCATCTGTCAATACCGAAGCGGCCACCCCTGGGCTCATATATGTGCACTCAGCCACACATGGTCCGATGCCAAAACGTTCGTCCGAGGTTGAACGTGCcccggagaagctggagcaaAAGTCCGAGCAGAAGCCCGAGAAGCCTCGGGATGTTATCTTGCCACCACCTACAACGTCATCCCCTCCACCGGCTGTTGTTACTCCGACCAGGGAGCGTAAACTCTCGAGTCTTTTCAGCAAATCCCCCCCGCCAGGCGGAGACTCTAGAGAGACGCGGCAACCAAAtagattgaagaagaagcgaatCCCTGGAAGTGCAAGTGAGAGCGCGCAAAGTTCATCCATCTCGCTCCAAGGCGCAACATCCGAGTCAGCATTGATCACATCGCAGGTGCCGCCGCGATCAGAATCCGCACATGATGACGGGGGCGCTACTCCCAAACCACCCAACAACTCAACCCCAGAGGAATCTGAGGCTCAGAGAGTGGGAAGATCCGAGAAAAGAGCGGGCCAATCAGAAAATGGACAATCAGCTGCAGATGCCTTACGTCCACATGGTTCGCGGACGCCCTCTATGAACTCGCGGTCCTCTTTCACGGACTATTCTGATGTTGATCACACTGATGACGCATCTCGCTCCGAGCGTAAAGAACACCGCCGGAGTTGGCGCTTCCCGCGATCCGCAAAGCGAAGCAATGAGCAAATTGGCCTCGGCTTGGCGTCACCCCCGCTTACGGCTTCAAGTCCGGGGGCAGACCGCAGTACAAGTTCAATAGGTAGCTGGCACCATTCCAGCAAGAGCTCACCTTCCGATCTCCAGCAGTTCGCAAAcgatccttcttctcagccgCTAAGTCTAGATGCTGAGGTTCATAACAACGGTACTGCCAAGGAAATCCCACCTTCAGAGCCTGAGAAGCGAAGTCTCTTCGGAAAGTTCAAGGCCAAAGTTGCCCAGGTTAGGGATGGAGTACGTGAGTCATCAGACAGGGATAGAACAAGGAGCCCTGTGAACTCCGATGATATCTCGGCTTCAAGTCAAactctgcctcctcccaagGATACTACTAGCCCTCGGCCGGCTCCCATTGACGTGAACCGAGAGCCAAAAGAGGCACAGACTACCACACCAGTGTCCCCTCTACCCAGTTCCGGATTACCACCTCCTATTCCTGAAGAGCCCCATACTCCTGACAGTCCCGTGGCGCCGGTCAACCCGATTACGCaggcggagaaggtggaCAAGCTCGACAAAGTTGAGGAAAAGACAGATGAAAAAGAGGTTGAGAAGGCAGTAGCTACCGAGGCGACTGCGTCAGAAACACCCCAAACAACCCAAGCACCTGCAGCTGAGACTGAAAAAGAGGTCGAGGCCGCTGAGGCCGCGCCGAAAGCACAGTGA
- a CDS encoding putative DNA helicase (BUSCO:EOG092617S2;~COG:L;~EggNog:ENOG410PFJA;~InterPro:IPR041677,IPR027417,IPR003593,IPR041679, IPR014001;~PFAM:PF13245,PF13086,PF13087,PF04851,PF13604;~go_function: GO:0004386 - helicase activity [Evidence IEA]) yields MAPQTPISVPLFAETQQQLLLKEHEAEVSSSKLASTASASPSTRRTLQATGYALTGVVLSQYRTGLGGRLVGEFAADAAVSSGIGKGKDGGEDDRLGANGKPKLGAHGIRVGDIVRVNEVGGAGKKVGGGKEKGKDAAGGKGGSPKGPEGVVTRAGESSVWVAFGQRGGGGRSKEEDEEVLEELWGKKLWFIKLANDVTYRRMNQTMEKMGKMTEADYTHFLRVAFGHTTPLQPDYEASGEVEFVDPTLNDSQKEAIRFALASRDIALIHGPPGTGKTHTLIELITQMVKRNLRVLVCGPSNISVDNIVERLAPNKIPVVRIGHPARLLPSVLEHSLEVLTQTSEAAAIVRDVRKEIDEKQASIRKTRFGREKRAIYQDLKELRREFRDRESKCVDNLVRESSVVLATLHGAGGYQLKNKKFDVVIIDEASQALEAQCWISLVSAPKVVLAGDHLQLPPTVKSTIQRSKEEGRNGEKGTADFSLETTLFDRLLSMHGSGIKRMLTTQYRMHENIMRFPSDELYEAKLIADESVKSRLLTDLPYEVQETDDTKEPVVFWDTQGGDFPEKVEDEDAAKKEALLGESKSNDMEAYVVARHVDNLVQAGVRPEDIAVITPYNGQLAALSQMLREKYPGLELGSVDGFQGREKEAVVVSLVRSNSENEVGFLGEKRRLNVAMTRPKRHLCVCGDSETISKGSGFLKRWMAHLEEHSDLRYPDAGELL; encoded by the exons ATGGCCCCGCAAACACCAATCTCCGTACCCCTCTTCGCGGAAACACAACAACAGCTCCTTCTAAAAGAGCATGAAGCCGAAGTCTCTTCATCCAAACTCGCCAGCACAGCCTCTGCGTCTCCGTCGACGCGGCGCACCCTCCAAGCAACCGGGTATGCGTTAACGGGGGTGGTCCTCTCACAGTACCGGACTGGTCTTGGAGGCCGGCTGGTAGGTGAATTTGCGGCGGACGCGGCTGTTTCGTCCGGAATCGGAAAGGGGAaagatggtggtgaggatgataGGCTCGGTGCGAACGGGAAGCCGAAGCTTGGTGCGCATGGTATACGTGTCGGGGATATTGTTCGTGTGAATGAGGTTGGGggtgcggggaagaaggtaggaggggggaaagagaaagggaaGGATGCGGCCGGCGGGAAGGGGGGTAGCCCAAAAGGACCGGAGGGAGTGGTGACAAGGGCTGGAGAAAGCAGTGTGTGGGTTGCTTTTGGGCAgcgaggaggtggtggtcggtcaaaggaggaggatgaagaggtgcTTGAGGAATTGTGGGGGAAGAAACTTTGGTT TATCAAACTTGCGAACGATGTCACTTACCGACG GATGAACCAAAccatggagaagatgggaaaGATGACGGAAGCTGACTATACGCATTTTCTCCGAGTCGCCTTTGGGCATACGACTCCGCTGCAGCCAGACTACGAAGCTTCGGGGGAGGTTGAGTTTGTGGACCCAACACTGAATGACTCCCAGAAAGAAGCAATTCGATTTGCCCTGGCCTCAAGAGATATTGCCCTCATACACGGTCCACCTGGTACAGGGAAGACGCACACTCTGATTGAGCTAATTACCCAAATGGTCAAGAGGAACCTTCGAGTACTTGTGTGTGGGCCATCAAACATATCGGTTGACAACATTGTAGAAAGGCTAGCTCCGAACAAGATCCCGGTTGTGCGCATTGGCCACCCGGCCCGATTGCTACCTTCGGTCCTTGAGCACTCTCTGGAAGTCCTGACTCAAACATCTGAGGCTGCCGCTATCGTGAGAGACGTGCGAAAAGAGATTGATGAAAAGCAAGCCAGCATTCGGAAGACCAGGTTTGGCAGAGAAAAGCGTGCAATATATCAAGACTTGAAGGAGCTACGTCGGGAGTTCCGGGACCGGGAATCAAAGTGTGTGGACAACCTTGTTCGAGAGAGCAGCGTTGTACTCGCAACACTGCACGGGGCTGGAGGCTATCAGTTAAAAAACAAGAAGTTTGACGTGGTTATTATCGATGAGGCTAGTCAGGCATTGGAAGCTCAGTGCTGGATCTCACTGGTGTCTGCGCCAAAGGTTGTCCTTGCCGGAGACCATTTGCAACTCCCACCGACTGTGAAATCTACCATACAGAGGTCGAAGGAAGAAGGTCGGAATGGCGAAAAGGGCACAGCTGACTTCTCGCTTGAGACAACCCTCTTTGACCGGCTGCTGTCGATGCATGGATCGGGTATTAAAAGAATGTTGACCACGCAGTACCGAATGCATGAGAATATCATGCGGTTCCCGTCAGATGAACTATACGAGGCTAAACTTATCGCTGACGAGAGCGTCAAGTCTCGACTCCTGACGGACTTGCCCTATGAGGTCCAGGAAACAGATGACACCAAAGAGCCAGTGGTATTCTGGGACACACAAGGGGGAGATTTTCCGGAAaaggttgaggatgaggacgcagcaaaaaaagaagcaCTACTTGGCGAGAGCAAAAGCAATGATATGGAGGCGTATGTGGTTGCCAGGCATGTCGATAACCTAGTGCAGGCTGGTGTGCGGCCTGAAGACATCGCTGTCATCACTCCATACAACGGGCAGCTAGCTGCTTTGTCCCAGATGCTACGAGAGAAGTATCCGGGCCTGGAATTGGGCAGTGTGGATGGTTTCCAGGGCCGTGAAAAAGAGGCCGTCGTAGTGAGCCTTGTGCGTAGTAATAGTGAGAACGAGGTCGGATTTCTTGGGGAGAAGCGACGACTGAATG TGGCCATGACCCGACCCAAACGGCATCTTTGTGTCTGTGGAGATTCGGAGACGATAAGCAA AGGAAGTGGGTTTTTGAAACGATGGATGGCACATCTCGAAGAGCATTCCGATTTGCGCTACCCTGACGCTGGAGAGTTGCTTTGA